One Tetrapisispora phaffii CBS 4417 chromosome 3, complete genome DNA segment encodes these proteins:
- the BMT5 gene encoding 25S rRNA (uracil2634-N3)-methyltransferase (similar to Saccharomyces cerevisiae YIL096C; ancestral locus Anc_2.280) has product MSRKLKGKIGYKKLRTTLLNHISKKQALKKRKQKIAHKTKPVINSKVKKNQQKQKEHETKFIPISKNETLLLVGEGNFSFARSLIEQDYILPENLIVTSYDASVQELKLKYPHTFEENYKFLVEEKVLIFFHIDCTNLIKSFKISKKNTWKKIMQTKGNISISGKVIQNIMFNFPHNGKGIKDMDKNIRDHQELISAYFKNCKDFFKMINSTITDAKTKYTQGYSLDERKNDGRLVDGVSESGIGKVILTMFTGEPYDLWEVRALAKQTGFQVEKSNKFQWENYPEYHHKRTNSEQDTTKPAQEREARTYVFKIFENSKKNKRSQKNNDDDDKDMD; this is encoded by the coding sequence ATGAGTAGAAAACTAAAAGGGAAGATTGGTTACAAAAAACTGAGAACAACTTTATTGAATCATATTTCCAAAAAGCAAGcattgaagaaaagaaagcaAAAAATTGCCCATAAAACAAAGCCAGTTATAAATTCGAAGGTTAAAAAGAATCAACAAAAGCAGAAAGAACATGAAACGAAGTTCATTCCAATCagtaaaaatgaaacaCTACTACTAGTCGGTGAAGGTAACTTCTCATTTGCTAGATCTTTGATTGAACAAGATTATATATTGCCTGAAAACCTAATTGTTACAAGTTATGATGCATCTGTTCAAGAACTAAAGTTAAAATATCCGCATACGTTTGAAGAAAACTATAAGTTTTTAGTCGAAGAGAAggttttaatatttttccaTATTGACTGTACAAACCttataaaatcatttaagATATCTAAAAAGAACACttggaaaaaaattatgCAAACAAAGGgtaatatttcaataagCGGTAAAGTTATTCAAAACATAATGTTTAATTTTCCTCATAATGGTAAAGGTATCAAGGATATGGACAAAAACATTAGAGATCATCAAGAGTTAATATCTGCttactttaaaaattgtaaagACTTCTTTAAAATGATTAATTCAACGATAACAGATGCTAAGACCAAGTATACACAAGGATATTCTCTAGATGAACGTAAAAACGATGGAAGATTGGTGGATGGCGTATCTGAGAGTGGTATCGGTAAAGTTATATTAACCATGTTCACTGGTGAACCATATGATTTATGGGAAGTGAGAGCTTTAGCAAAGCAAACTGGGTTTCAAGTGgaaaaatctaataaatttcaatggGAAAACTATCCAGAGTATCATCACAAAAGAACCAATAGTGAACAAGACACTACTAAACCAGCTCAAGAAAGAGAAGCCCGTACATAtgtattcaaaatatttgagAACTCTAAGAAGAACAAAAGAtctcaaaaaaataatgatgatgatgataaagaCATGGATTGA
- the XBP1 gene encoding Xbp1p (similar to Saccharomyces cerevisiae XBP1 (YIL101C); ancestral locus Anc_2.274), with protein MMFNIRDLSFNDLKLTESPLDDYQRVALLIFCYKEATQGNVGGFDVTNTLDIKQSNYKSNTAQNFKLNNLENCNSNVLNCFEYNLPDIKLCFSDEKNPLSKDNIDVKLLEFLNNNQELKCKLGISSDTLKNINYLQIFENIDPVNFESNGFLGMHHNHESINKHWDDDKPLIFLKNQQFKINKVNYDLIKESTLVNPNLSVMWTHDTGYVFITGIWRLYQDVMKGLTHLTRFNDDVTIKNGNAKNAILINNCFIDKVCFEEFDLIMNHIFYDDLEIDRDSIKIKRKRRNSSQLNKLKSPTVDNFDIGKKRSRTNSFGNAAKKEGTKIIKDECMKSTLQEKDDNPTLSTVVTNPNHIDLHWANVSNYLKEELLIVFKNYILNGENDGVNTDKMQNLSIYDLINRIRGGYIKIQGTWLPWIMAKEICKRFCFPIRYFLVPLFGSNFADECVKYHEEVIEKFKQNMPLEIFDNINNFFEKGKPTKSTKLNDDLMIDPLNKCVQQKNTYIGINEVPSCTLKQPVPKKLAKEIDMEKLLDFVYKNDISRGNFINNKDSAIKDTFLCDKSNGNNFKIERKGKQETNHNVIKSTMNDKNNGILKKKRKAYPRTKQMKKNLSKAFDILIQTARSTKPKTIPLTDLKNSRITSYYYGGSSRLLLLSIPTLRRKSDSNLTNDTSSLNYFDSDNYDRSRRNSDIVVSNYLQRFDGLQLLNHHQDQNSINKSQALSDNNVSMYRNKIPVNQFDETLTTTMSHIPVYVNTQNGKYQYNYVNASTQKTQVRSNFSNASMSQNKGLTSYYGKSRRISQTSVSKDLNNEASDLNVRKYTASHQNIDNGYQLVSNSKAILLRSDNTPRYVDKNHEYALTNKVVSLSNSKVKYNDENQIWNQNISLNK; from the coding sequence ATGatgtttaatattagaGATTTAAGTTTTAACGATTTGAAGTTAACTGAGAGTCCATTGGATGATTACCAGCGAGTTGCATTACTTATATTCTGTTACAAAGAGGCTACCCAAGGAAACGTTGGAGGTTTCGATGTAACTAATACGTTAGATATTAAACAAAGTAATTATAAATCGAATACTGCacaaaatttcaaattaaataacttaGAAAATTGTAATtcaaatgttttaaattgttttgaatataacTTGCctgatattaaattatgtTTTTCAGATGAAAAAAATCCATTAAGTAAAGATAACATTGATGTCAAATTATTggaatttttgaataataatcaagAATTGAAATGTAAACTTGGTATATCGAGTGATACactaaaaaatattaattatttacaaatttttgaaaatatcgATCCAgtaaattttgaatcaaatGGTTTTCTAGGGATGCACCATAATCATGAATCGATAAACAAACATTGGGATGATGATAAaccattaatatttttaaaaaatcagcaatttaaaataaataaagtaaattatgatttaattaaagaatCTACTTTAGTAAATCCAAACCTTAGCGTCATGTGGACACATGATACTGGTTATGTGTTTATAACAGGAATTTGGAGATTATATCAGGATGTGATGAAAGGTTTGACACATTTGACTAGATTTAATGATGACGTGACAATCAAAAATGGCAATGCTAAAAACgcaattttaattaacaACTGCTTTATTGATAAAGTATGctttgaagaatttgatttgataatgaatcatattttttatgatgatttagaaaTTGATCGTGATTCGATAAAAATTAAACGGAAAAGAAGGAACTCATctcaattgaataaattaaaatcacCTACTGTCGATAATTTTGACATAGGTAAAAAAAGAAGTAGAACAAATAGTTTTGGTAATGCAGcaaaaaaagaaggaaCGAAAATTATCAAAGACGAATGTATGAAATCAACTttacaagaaaaagatgatAATCCAACTTTATCCACTGTTGTAACAAATCCAAATCATATTGATTTACATTGGGCCAATGTATCTAATTATTTGAAGGAAGAGCtgttaattgtttttaaaaactATATATTGAATGGTGAAAACGATGGAGTGAACACAGATAAAATGCAAAACTTGAGCATATACGATTTGATTAATAGAATTAGAGGTGGgtatattaaaatacaaGGCACTTGGTTACCTTGGATAATGGCTAAAGAAATTTGTAAAAGATTTTGTTTCCCAATaagatattttttggtTCCTTTATTTGGTTCAAATTTCGCTGATGAATGTGTCAAATATCATGAAGAggtaattgaaaaattcaaacaaAATATGCCATTGGAAATATTTGACaacataaataatttttttgagaAAGGAAAGCCAACAAAATctacaaaattaaatgatgatttaatgATCGATCCATTGAATAAATGTGTACAGCAGAAAAATACTTATATTGGAATAAATGAGGTTCCTTCGTGCACTTTGAAGCAACCAGTACCTAAGAAATTAGCTAAAGAAATAGATATGGAAAAACTATTGGATTTTGTATATAAGAATGATATTTCTAGAGGaaatttcatcaataataaagattCTGCAATAAAGGATACATTTCTATGCGACAAATCGAATGgcaataattttaaaatagaGAGAAAAGGAAAACAAGAGACTAATCATAACGTTATAAAATCTACGATGAATGATAAAAACAATGgtattttgaagaaaaaaagaaaggcGTACCCAAGGACAAAacagatgaagaaaaactTATCTAAAGCGTTTGACATTCTAATTCAGACAGCAAGGTCGACAAAACCCAAAACCATTCCCTTAACTGATTTAAAAAACTCAAGAATAACCTCATACTATTATGGTGGAAGTAGCagattgttattgttatcaatCCCCACCCTGAGGAGAAAAAGTGACAGCAACCTAACCAATGACACTTCATcgttaaattattttgattctGATAATTATGACAGATCCAGAAGGAACAGTGATATTGTAGTATCTAATTACTTACAAAGATTCGATGGACTACAGCttctaaatcatcatcaagATCAAAATAGCATCAACAAATCACAGGCATTGTCAGATAACAACGTATCCATGtatagaaataaaattccTGTTAATCAGTTCGATGAAACTTTGACAACGACAATGTCACACATTCCTGTATATGTGAACACTCAAAATggaaaatatcaatataacTACGTAAATGCATCAACTCAGAAAACCCAAGTGAGATCAAATTTCAGCAATGCGTCAATGTCTCAAAATAAAGGGTTGACGTCGTATTATGGCAAATCGCGTCGGATTTCACAAACTTCAGTATCTaaagatttgaataatgaGGCAAGTGATTTGAATGTTAGAAAATACACAGCTAGTCATCAGAATATAGATAATGGATACCAACTAGTGTCTAACTCTAAAGCAATCCTTCTTAGATCCGATAATACTCCACGATATGTTGACAAAAATCATGAATATGCGCTAACGAACAAGGTTGTATCGTTATCAAACTCGAAggtaaaatataatgatgaaaatcAAATTTGGAACCAGAATATCAGCTTGAATAAATGA
- the SHQ1 gene encoding Hsp90 cochaperone SHQ1 (similar to Saccharomyces cerevisiae SHQ1 (YIL104C); ancestral locus Anc_2.271), which produces MITPSFKVSQTDEFVIIDVKISSIRFNAPGMEIVATDNVLVFHLAPYYLRLRFPHNLVDDERAKAEYKAADESIHIEIPKEEKGQYFEDLDFPSKLLAREGDIIGADKLTKLKDTKQAKGPLIQEVGSSNNINNEVKEIGLSGEQFNWEIEQSVSENLSSSLLHATYGFDNLYSSDILLSVANGNDINELDEPEKATAKERVEERLRKENLKFDPEYYVADLMLLKHGSEDDLELNGIKEIMNFTPNVIDQYLKWVKEIGNQDSSMPIEFTEKEQEQMQKNLPKKEYLVKDLKPLYVTILSVLFAYIFEQMENTGNHQTESAWTIGKLCPQISFLDQQLELNDEPQISIMNQNSSKNSIIRSCVISGVKRALSYPLHRNLELTLKVWKYVYYILRGGKRLVIRCLLDVHEIFRFHDVYYVYNKVLLNDLCSWFISNGNENVIRSLAVEVNNELGQVTPEQISFDCISDFNPETGEPLWENMTLKEMEILAEDEYRETAE; this is translated from the coding sequence atgatcACTCCTAGTTTTAAAGTTAGCCAAACCGATGAATTTGTCATCATCGATGTCAAAATTTCTAGCATTCGTTTTAATGCACCAGGTATGGAAATCGTCGCCACTGATAATGTTCTGGTTTTTCATTTAGCACCTTACTATCTAAGGCTACGATTTCCTCATAACTTAGTAGATGATGAGAGAGCCAAGGCTGAATACAAAGCAGCCGATGAAAGTATTCACATTGAAATACCAAAGGAAGAGAAAGGTCAATATTTCGAGGATCTAGATTTCCCGTCAAAGTTACTCGCTAGAGAGGGTGATATTATAGGGGCTGATAAATTAACTAAACTAAAAGATACTAAGCAAGCTAAGGGTCCATTGATTCAGGAAGTTGGAAGTtccaataatattaataatgaagtaAAAGAAATTGGTCTTTCCGGGGAGCAGTTTAATTGGGAAATTGAACAATCAGTTTCAGAGAATCTATCAAGTTCATTACTCCATGCTACTTATGGTTTTGATAATTTGTATAGCTCAGATATCTTATTATCTGTAGCTAATGGCAATGACATCAATGAACTAGATGAACCAGAAAAGGCTACTGCAAAAGAGAGAGTGGAAGAACGATTAAGAAAGGAAAATCTAAAGTTTGATCCTGAATATTATGTGGCAGATTTGATGTTATTAAAACACGGAAGCGAAGATGACCTTGAACTCAATggaattaaagaaattatgAATTTTACGCCAAATGTTATCGATCAATACTTAAAATGGGTTAAGGAAATAGGGAATCAGGATAGTTCAATGCCAATTGAATTCACAGAAAAAGAACAAGAGCAGatgcaaaaaaatttaccaAAGAAAGAATATCTGGTGAAAGATCTAAAACCTTTATATGTTACTATTTTAAGTGTATTGTTTGCTTACATTTTTGAGCAGATGGAAAATACAGGAAATCATCAAACAGAAAGTGCATGGACTATTGGTAAATTATGCCCtcaaatttcttttcttgaTCAGCAATTAGAGTTGAATGATGAACCTCAAATTTCAATCATGAATCAGAATAGCTCTAAAAATTCCATAATTCGTTCATGCGTAATTTCAGGTGTCAAACGAGCACTGAGTTATCCATTGCATAGAAATCTCGAACTAACACTAAAAGTTTGGAAGTATGTGTATTATATTCTTAGAGGTGGTAAGCGTCTAGTAATAAGGTGTTTATTAGATGTTCACGAAATTTTCAGATTCCACGATGTATATTACGTCTATAATAAAGTGTTACTCAACGACCTATGCTCATGGTTTATTTCTAATGGGAATGAAAATGTTATTCGTTCTTTAGCTGTAGAAGTGAACAATGAACTTGGCCAAGTGACACCTGAACAAATATCATTTGACTGCATAAGTGATTTTAATCCTGAAACCGGAGAACCACTTTGGGAAAATATGACTTTGAAAGAAATGGAAATTCTGGCAGAGGATGAATATAGAGAAACTGCtgaataa
- the FMC1 gene encoding Fmc1p (similar to Saccharomyces cerevisiae FMC1 (YIL098C); ancestral locus Anc_2.277) produces MAHASKTELLSLYKNLIKSAVRHDRRYKIIQEVNEINKEVTLLKYEKLKLAKSQQLLKDSNSTMALNLKAIEKKLVELKNANPSKNREFYFSPLEFRNLIRPHFEKQIRSSTGQDMINKRTLEHYKDIYLFLDNQREYDELFERYNMGEFNKMAQNVRVQKTAKRVGLEVPL; encoded by the coding sequence ATGGCGCATGCTTCAAAAACCGAATTACTTTCTCTATATAAGAACCTAATCAAATCTGCAGTTCGCCATGATCGTAGgtataaaataattcaagaagttaatgaaataaacaAAGAAGTAACATTATTGAAGTATGAGAAGTTGAAATTAGCCAAAAGTCAACAACTATTGAAGGATTCGAACAGTACAATGGCGTTGAATTTAAaagcaattgaaaaaaagCTAgtagaattgaaaaatgcTAACCCTAGCAAAAACCGTGAATTTTACTTTTCACCTCTAGAATTTAGAAACCTTATAAGACCACATTTTGAAAAGCAAATAAGGTCTTCAACTGGGCAGGACATGATAAACAAGAGAACGTTGGAGCATTACAAAgacatatatttatttctagATAACCAGAGAGAAtatgatgaattatttgagaGATACAATATGGGAGAGTTCAATAAAATGGCACAAAATGTCAGAGTTCAAAAGACGGCTAAGAGAGTAGGATTAGAAGTGCCACTTTAG
- the NCE103 gene encoding carbonate dehydratase NCE103 (similar to Saccharomyces cerevisiae NCE103 (YNL036W); ancestral locus Anc_2.275), with protein MPDLPQDSIFTLNRESDIDQFLHSNHKWVNSMNSAHPVLFDQYNGKGQDPHTLLISCSDSRYNENCFGVLPGEIFTLKTVANICHADDLSLLATIEFAVLQLKVSKIIILGHTDCGGIKTCLTNKRKDLPSQNCGHLFKYLTELDTLVNDVNKKNENNFVDLPIEEKSKILSIKNVENQFNNINTIDTVKEGISNSTLQVFGMLYNVNTGLIEKCV; from the coding sequence atgcCAGACCTTCCACAAGACTCAATTTTTACATTAAACAGAGAATCAGATATCGATCAATTTTTACACAGCAACCATAAATGGGTGAATTCAATGAACTCAGCTCATCCTGTGCTATTCGATCAATATAATGGGAAAGGTCAAGATCCACACACTCTGCTGATAAGTTGTTCGGATTCAAGGTACAACGAAAATTGTTTCGGAGTTTTACCAGgagaaatatttacattaaAAACGGTAGCCAATATATGCCATGCAGACGATTTGTCGCTCTTGGCAACGATTGAATTTGCCGTATTGCAGTTAAAAGTATCGAAAATCATTATTCTTGGTCATACTGACTGTGGTGGTATTAAAACATGTTTAAccaataaaagaaaagatcTTCCTTCACAGAATTGCGGACatctatttaaatatttgacTGAATTAGATACGTTGGTAAATGATGTCAATAAAAAGAATGAGAATAATTTCGTTGACTTGCCAATTGAGGAAAAATCAAAgattttatcaataaagAATGTTGAAAAtcaatttaataacataaaCACGATAGATACAGTAAAAGAAGGTATAAGTAATAGTACTTTACAAGTCTTCGGGATGTTATACAATGTAAATACTGgattaattgaaaaatgtgtctaa
- the TPHA0C03280 gene encoding uncharacterized protein (similar to Saccharomyces cerevisiae BOP3 (YNL042W); ancestral locus Anc_2.270), protein MGENESSKNLNALLEVLLGSKVDNVDCTEESLLKLIELKKQQEITKQHYYQLEISNASINLLKLAMSYKIPPNQISSMFISSSRQAAAGAVSSNKNVTMEENTPITKIKTEPLSKQPLSYQFPPRASPTNQASNHITKTKHKRTNSPARIGANAVALLNDANVINEEEPQPQIPSFDTMNNNVSSYKNLKQPQKVKLHKRNISLPMNTSNYYNMTNVIDFNVGQASIAENLTIKNFSNKTKMPSNQSGNHLLPTISAGSYHQRTRSSSPFKVVDLNQIEIGTQQFKESLSPGKEKALTLAHPKSRGNTIENTDELTYSEKSSANNSPVRPTNSQKLVSNIISRA, encoded by the coding sequence ATGGGGGAAAATGAAAGCTCAAAAAACTTAAATGCATTATTAGAGGTTCTTTTGGGTTCTAAAGTGGATAATGTAGATTGCACAGAAGAAtctcttttaaaattgattgaGTTGAAGAAACAACAAGAAATAACAAAACAGCATTATTACCAATTAGAAATATCAAATGCATCGATTAATTTACTGAAATTAGCTATGAGCTATAAAATCCCTCCAAATCAAATATCATCTATGTTTATCAGTTCAAGTCGACAAGCAGCAGCTGGTGCTGTTAGCAGCAATAAAAACGTCACAATGGAGGAAAATACTCccattacaaaaattaagaCTGAACCGTTATCTAAACAACCACTCTCATATCAATTCCCACCCCGTGCATCTCCGACCAATCAAGCTTCTAACCATATAACAAAAACTAAACATAAAAGAACAAACTCACCTGCTAGAATTGGTGCAAATGCAGTGGCTCTGTTAAATGACGCAAATGTTATAAACGAAGAGGAACCTCAGCCACAGATCCCTTCTTTTGATACCATGAATAACAATGTTTCCAGTTATAAGAATTTAAAGCAACCTCAGAAGGTGAAGTTGCATAAACGGAATATATCTCTTCCGATGAATACGAGTAACTATTATAATATGACAAATGTGATTGATTTTAACGTTGGTCAGGCATCAATAGCAGAAAATCTGACGATTAAGAATTTTTCgaataaaactaaaatgCCTTCAAATCAATCCGGAAATCATTTATTACCAACGATTTCTGCTGGTTCGTATCATCAGCGTACAAGATCTTCCAGCCCATTTAAAGTAGTTGATCTTAATCAAATTGAAATAGGGACTCAACAATTTAAGGAAAGTTTATCACCTGGTAAAGAAAAAGCGTTGACATTGGCACACCCTAAGTCAAGAGGAAATACCATCGAGAATACAGATGAGTTAACATACAGTGAAAAAAGTAGTGCTAACAATAGTCCCGTAAGGCCAACAAATTCTCAAAAGTTAGTTAGTAATATTATAAGCAGGGCTTGA
- the DPH1 gene encoding 2-(3-amino-3-carboxypropyl)histidine synthase (similar to Saccharomyces cerevisiae DPH1 (YIL103W); ancestral locus Anc_2.272), whose protein sequence is MPETSKAPKRRFVGSRKKNVDVIPNADGNVSTIIHTPRRPATGKALNTIPDDILNDEELNEAIKLLPNNYNFELHKTIWNIKKSNAKRVALQMPEGLLIYSLIISDILEQFCECETVVMGDVSYGACCIDDFTARSLDCDFIVHYAHSCLVPIDVTTIKVLYVFVTIYIEEQHIIKTLQKNFKGGSRIATFSTIQFNPTVHSIKDKLKNDKEHVLYIIPPQIKPLSKGEVLGCTSQRLDKNQIDYMLYIGDGRFHLESPMIHNPGIPAFRYDPYSRKFTRETYDQSELVEVRSEAIESARSAQTVGLILGALGRQGNLATVENLEAKLKKAGKKIVKIILSEIFPQKLAMFDKIDAFIQVACPRLSIDWGYAFNKPLLTPYEANVLLNFDVMFTKDYYPMDYYEENGYGRGRIPEHAIETDI, encoded by the coding sequence ATGCCTGAAACGAGCAAGGCTCCAAAAAGAAGGTTTGTGGGATCAAGGAAAAAAAATGTGGACGTTATTCCTAATGCTGATGGAAATGTATCAACAATCATTCATACTCCTAGAAGACCAGCTACTGGTAAGGCTCTAAATACTATTCCtgatgatatattaaatgatgaGGAGTTAAATGAAGCAATAAAGCTATTGCCCAACAATTATAACTTTGAATTACACAAGACGATATGgaacattaaaaaatctaatGCCAAAAGAGTTGCTTTACAAATGCCTGAAGGTTtactaatatattcattaattatCAGCGATATATTAGAACAATTTTGTGAATGTGAAACTGTGGTGATGGGAGATGTCTCCTACGGTGCTTGTTGTATTGATGATTTTACGGCAAGATCGTTAGACTGTGATTTTATTGTACATTATGCTCATTCTTGTTTGGTGCCAATCGATGTGACTACTATTAAAGTTTTATATGTTTTTGTAACTATTTACATCGAAGAACAgcatattattaaaactttgcaaaaaaatttcaaaggAGGTTCCCGTATCGCAACCTTTAGTACAATTCAGTTCAATCCAACTGTTCATAGCAtcaaagataaattaaagaatgaCAAAGAACATGTGTTATATATTATCCCACCTCAAATAAAGCCCCTTTCTAAAGGTGAAGTTTTGGGTTGCACTTCTCAAAGGTTGgataaaaatcaaatagaTTATATGTTATATATTGGTGACGGTAGATTTCATTTAGAATCGCCAATGATTCACAATCCTGGAATTCCGGCCTTTCGTTACGATCCATATAGCAGGAAATTCACAAGAGAAACGTATGACCAATCTGAATTGGTAGAAGTTCGTTCGGAAGCTATTGAAAGTGCACGTTCAGCTCAAACAGTTGGTTTAATTCTAGGTGCTTTAGGAAGACAAGGTAACTTAGCAACTGTTGAAAATCTTGAAGCtaaattaaagaaagcCGGTAAGAAAATTGTAAAGATTATTTTAAGTGAAATTTTTCCGCAAAAGTTAGCTATGTTCGATAAAATAGATGCTTTCATTCAGGTAGCATGTCCAAGGTTATCTATAGATTGGGGTTACGCCTTCAATAAGCCATTATTAACACCATATGAAGCCAATgtgttattaaattttgatgtTATGTTCACTAAGGATTATTATCCTATGGACTATTATGAAGAAAATGGTTACGGTAGAGGGCGTATCCCAGAGCATGCCATCGAAACtgatatttaa
- the GPI15 gene encoding phosphatidylinositol N-acetylglucosaminyltransferase GPI15 (similar to Saccharomyces cerevisiae GPI15 (YNL038W); ancestral locus Anc_2.281), with product MDTDMIDNMKVKETNQAELTTIERKNYTLYVSKFKSGRCLQFLILPKNYHLKLLINNVVIILITYLSYICLKNNYKQLSHITLLIGTFCVFALSNIVSTPPEVNSFMVLKNYGIQVSSVKGINIFPYKLNEKYFKKNEFYSENTIVDIIINEGFKKGFQVVFYLALIIRGAKNLTLLLHVCILRYLILLLRLSIILTFIMISN from the coding sequence ATGGATACTGATATGATAGATAATATGAAAGTAAAGGAAACTAATCAAGCAGAACTTACAACTATTGAGAGAAAAAATTACACTCTTtatgtttcaaaattcaaGAGTGGACGATGTTTACAGTTTCTAATATTACCAAAGAATTACCATTTAAAACTACTTATCAATAATgttgtaataattttgataacaTATCTATCATACATCtgtttaaaaaataattataaacaaCTAAGTCATATTACACTATTGATCGGAACATTCTGCGTTTTTGCTTTGAGTAATATCGTCAGTACCCCACCAGAAGTAAATTCATTTATGGTCCTTAAAAATTATGGGATTCAAGTTTCATCAGTTAAAGGTATTAATATCTTTCCATACAAGTTAAATGAAAagtatttcaaaaaaaatgaattttattCTGAGAATACAATAgttgatataataattaatgaaGGTTTTAAAAAAGGATTTCAAGTAGTTTTTTATCTTGCGTTAATTATAAGAGGAGCAAAGaatttaacattattaCTTCATGTATGTATCCTCCGGTACTTAATATTGCTGCTTCGTTTAAGCATTATACTAACATTTATAATGATTTCTAATTGA